A window from Chitinophaga filiformis encodes these proteins:
- a CDS encoding GNAT family N-acetyltransferase, giving the protein MPITIRNIATTDNAALARIIRDTFDEFDIPKVGTVYSDPETDRLYDLFQVPGSAYFVAEEDGVILGGCGLFPTAGLPEGCAELVKYYLSGNARGKGLGRTLMEHTCAAAKQQGYTQLYLESFPDFAKAVTIYEKAGFRHLDKALGNSGHFACTIWMLKDL; this is encoded by the coding sequence ATGCCAATCACCATCAGAAACATTGCCACCACAGATAATGCCGCATTAGCCAGGATTATACGGGATACATTCGACGAATTTGATATTCCCAAGGTGGGAACGGTCTATTCCGATCCCGAGACAGACCGGCTGTACGACCTGTTCCAGGTACCTGGCAGCGCTTATTTTGTAGCCGAAGAAGACGGCGTAATACTGGGCGGTTGTGGATTGTTTCCCACAGCAGGCCTTCCCGAAGGCTGCGCGGAACTGGTAAAATACTATCTCTCCGGCAACGCCAGGGGTAAAGGTCTTGGAAGAACACTGATGGAACATACCTGTGCGGCAGCCAAACAACAGGGATACACACAGCTTTACCTCGAGTCCTTCCCTGATTTTGCCAAAGCCGTTACCATCTACGAAAAAGCTGGTTTCCGACACCTGGACAAAGCGTTGGGAAATTCCGGGCACTTCGCCTGTACCATCTGGATGCTGAAAGATCTGTAA
- a CDS encoding alpha-amylase family protein: MKKQRFLLLAILLCTALSAFAQYPDSSISKDLWYKNTIIYNLEIGTFKDSDGNGTGDIEGLIQQLDYLTALGINTVWLAPFQPSPRKDDGYDVSDYYGIDTTYGTGGHFAELMYQARKRGIRIMMDIVLNHTSDQHPWFKAAAANPTSKYHDYYSWSKKRPAIWNKGMAFPGVQTETWTYNKEADAYYYHRFYDFQPDLNFMNPMVKSESKRILGYWLNQGVSGFRLDAVPFIIEKPGSDPDKPEHDLNIIPEIRRFVQWRNGEALILGEANVIPEENNDYFGKDGSGMHTMFNFYANQYLFYALATGDIAPLKKALQDTRDIPPTSQWMFFLRNHDEIDLGRLTDKQREKVYQQFGPEKNMQLYDRGIRRRLAPMLGGNRARLEMAYSLLFSLPGTPVIRYGDEIGMGDNLNLKERLAVRTPMQWTNGKNAGFSTAGHTFRPVIDTGAFAYQQVNVAVQQRDPASLLNWTINIIRLRKECPEIGLGKWQILETNTPGVLVMRYDLHDKTLITIHNFSNTAQKVKFSAPDARYYNLTGHDVIQTSQGTFTADIPEYGYSWYRMENFR; the protein is encoded by the coding sequence ATGAAAAAGCAACGCTTTCTCTTACTTGCTATACTGCTGTGCACAGCCTTGTCTGCCTTCGCACAATACCCTGACAGCAGCATCTCGAAAGATCTCTGGTATAAGAACACCATCATCTACAACCTGGAAATAGGCACTTTCAAAGACAGCGATGGTAATGGTACCGGCGATATCGAGGGACTGATACAGCAACTGGATTACCTGACGGCCCTTGGTATCAATACGGTATGGCTGGCCCCATTCCAGCCATCTCCCCGGAAAGATGATGGTTATGATGTATCAGATTACTATGGTATCGATACCACTTACGGCACCGGTGGCCATTTTGCGGAGCTCATGTACCAGGCCCGGAAAAGAGGGATCCGGATCATGATGGATATTGTGCTGAATCACACCTCAGACCAGCATCCCTGGTTTAAGGCAGCAGCGGCCAATCCTACATCGAAATACCACGACTATTATTCCTGGTCCAAAAAGCGGCCGGCAATCTGGAACAAGGGCATGGCCTTCCCGGGTGTGCAGACAGAGACCTGGACTTACAACAAGGAAGCAGACGCTTATTATTATCACCGGTTCTATGACTTCCAGCCCGATCTTAATTTCATGAACCCCATGGTGAAGTCTGAAAGTAAGCGCATACTAGGTTACTGGCTCAACCAGGGCGTTTCGGGCTTCCGGCTGGATGCAGTTCCTTTCATCATTGAAAAACCGGGCTCTGATCCGGACAAACCGGAACATGACCTCAACATCATTCCGGAAATCAGGCGTTTTGTGCAATGGCGGAACGGGGAGGCACTCATCCTGGGAGAAGCCAATGTGATACCGGAAGAGAACAACGACTATTTCGGTAAGGACGGCAGCGGTATGCATACAATGTTTAACTTTTATGCCAACCAGTACCTCTTCTACGCCCTTGCTACGGGCGATATCGCGCCCCTTAAAAAAGCCCTGCAGGATACCCGGGATATTCCCCCTACTTCCCAGTGGATGTTCTTCCTGCGCAATCATGACGAAATAGACCTGGGCAGGCTTACCGACAAACAGCGGGAAAAAGTATACCAGCAGTTCGGCCCTGAAAAGAACATGCAGTTGTACGACCGTGGTATCAGGCGCAGGCTGGCGCCCATGCTGGGCGGCAACAGGGCAAGACTGGAAATGGCCTACAGCCTCCTGTTCTCACTTCCCGGCACTCCTGTGATACGTTATGGCGATGAAATAGGTATGGGCGACAACCTGAACCTGAAAGAACGTCTCGCCGTCAGAACGCCCATGCAATGGACCAACGGAAAGAATGCCGGCTTCTCCACGGCCGGTCACACATTCCGGCCGGTGATAGATACCGGCGCCTTTGCTTATCAGCAAGTGAATGTTGCCGTACAGCAGCGGGACCCGGCCTCCCTGCTGAACTGGACCATTAACATCATCCGCCTGCGTAAAGAATGCCCGGAAATAGGCCTGGGCAAATGGCAGATCCTGGAAACAAATACACCCGGTGTGCTGGTCATGCGCTATGACCTGCACGACAAAACCCTGATCACGATCCATAACTTCAGCAATACCGCACAAAAAGTAAAGTTCTCCGCACCCGATGCCAGGTACTATAACCTGACGGGCCATGATGTAATACAGACCAGTCAGGGCACCTTTACAGCCGACATTCCTGAATATGGCTATAGCTGGTACAGGATGGAAAATTTTCGTTAA
- a CDS encoding XdhC family protein: MKKQLATWELICKSLRQNIPVMLLYVLDSHGSSPGRQGFFMAVNHAGDIEGSIGGGIMEHKFVEMAKEQLGHFATSYSIHQQFHDKESARHQSGMICSGDQSILMYKLLPESITPVNKIIACLSQNQQGILELSPLGLRFTAEIHGEPDFHYNMQSELDWVYREKIGYRDFLYIIGGGHCALALSDMMERLDFYVHVFEDRPQVHTLLQNSSAHEKTVVRDYSQLKVMIPGGDNHYVVIMTVGYRTDDIALRALLHKSFRYCGVLGSAAKIEKMFDTYRAEGISETLLNRIHAPVGINISSQTPAEIAVSIAAELIKVRHEVPVLH, encoded by the coding sequence ATGAAGAAACAGTTAGCCACCTGGGAATTGATCTGTAAAAGCCTGCGGCAGAATATACCGGTTATGCTGCTCTATGTACTGGACAGCCATGGCAGCAGTCCGGGCAGACAGGGATTTTTTATGGCAGTAAACCATGCAGGGGATATTGAAGGCTCCATCGGAGGCGGTATCATGGAACACAAGTTCGTGGAAATGGCGAAGGAACAGTTAGGCCATTTCGCCACTTCGTATTCCATTCATCAGCAGTTCCACGACAAGGAATCGGCCAGGCATCAGAGTGGAATGATCTGCTCCGGCGATCAGTCTATCCTCATGTATAAACTGCTGCCCGAAAGCATCACACCCGTCAATAAGATCATTGCCTGCCTGTCGCAAAACCAGCAGGGCATCCTGGAATTATCGCCACTGGGCCTGCGCTTCACCGCCGAGATACATGGTGAGCCGGACTTCCATTACAACATGCAGTCAGAACTGGATTGGGTGTACCGGGAGAAGATAGGCTACCGGGATTTCCTGTATATCATTGGCGGCGGGCATTGCGCGCTGGCGCTGTCAGATATGATGGAGCGCCTGGACTTTTATGTACACGTCTTTGAAGACCGGCCGCAGGTACATACACTGCTGCAAAACAGTTCAGCGCACGAAAAGACGGTTGTGCGGGATTACAGCCAGTTGAAAGTAATGATCCCCGGCGGCGACAATCACTACGTAGTGATCATGACCGTTGGATACAGAACAGATGATATTGCGCTGAGAGCACTGCTGCATAAATCGTTCAGGTATTGTGGTGTATTGGGCAGCGCCGCAAAAATTGAAAAGATGTTTGACACCTATAGGGCGGAGGGCATTAGTGAAACACTATTGAACAGGATACATGCACCGGTGGGAATAAACATCAGCAGTCAGACGCCGGCAGAAATTGCGGTGAGCATTGCCGCAGAGCTGATCAAAGTACGGCATGAAGTGCCGGTCCTGCACTAG
- a CDS encoding AraC family transcriptional regulator, which produces MHAAHILNIDINPALRDSFSVEEISGQLFEDDTLRRISFNELILVKEGYGIISIDGASYHITPHSLFIISKGQIYALEGNNHLEGYVLQFGDCFWEKAPASASNCKAVLFNDPSGHQQMQLHQQDEETIVSLLKTMLTEFNTPDYINKADALAAYLKILMIKVANINSLLHTGHSSNENKLYREYLELVSREYRNTHEVNDYAEKLGISYRQLADLCKRCGGRRAKDIINGQLVAEAKRMLQFSSKPVKEISYLLNFATPYQFSNFFKKETQLSPNEYRSQFVKIGI; this is translated from the coding sequence ATGCATGCGGCTCATATACTGAACATCGATATCAATCCTGCATTGAGGGATTCTTTTTCTGTGGAGGAGATCAGCGGACAATTGTTCGAAGACGATACACTGCGACGCATTTCCTTCAATGAACTGATCCTGGTGAAGGAAGGATATGGTATCATTTCCATTGATGGCGCCAGCTATCATATTACGCCGCATAGTCTTTTCATTATTTCGAAAGGACAGATCTATGCCCTGGAAGGCAATAACCACCTGGAAGGATATGTACTGCAGTTCGGGGATTGCTTCTGGGAAAAAGCCCCGGCCAGTGCCAGTAACTGTAAGGCGGTGCTCTTCAATGATCCTTCCGGTCACCAGCAGATGCAGTTACATCAGCAGGATGAAGAAACGATTGTCAGCCTGCTGAAGACCATGCTAACTGAATTCAATACGCCTGACTACATAAACAAAGCCGATGCCCTTGCAGCCTACCTGAAGATCCTCATGATAAAAGTGGCCAACATCAACAGCCTGCTGCACACTGGGCACAGCAGCAATGAAAACAAGCTATACCGGGAGTACCTGGAGCTGGTTAGCCGCGAGTATCGCAACACCCACGAAGTGAACGATTATGCGGAGAAACTGGGCATTTCCTACCGGCAGCTGGCGGACCTCTGCAAACGTTGTGGCGGCAGAAGAGCCAAAGACATCATCAATGGTCAGCTGGTGGCTGAAGCGAAAAGAATGCTGCAATTCTCTTCCAAACCCGTAAAAGAGATCTCCTACCTGCTGAATTTTGCCACCCCTTACCAGTTTAGTAACTTCTTCAAGAAAGAAACACAGCTCTCCCCAAATGAGTACCGCTCACAGTTTGTGAAAATTGGTATCTGA
- a CDS encoding ArsR/SmtB family transcription factor, with product MRRDVFQAIADPTRREIINLLAHQTLNLNAIADNFDISRPAVSKHIRILTECGLLMITQQGRERYCKANLQKLQEVSDWTDQFRSFWMQKLDALEDFLEKEKKEGK from the coding sequence ATGAGAAGGGATGTTTTCCAGGCAATAGCTGACCCTACCAGGCGGGAGATTATCAATCTGCTGGCACACCAGACACTGAACCTGAATGCGATAGCCGACAATTTTGACATCAGCAGGCCGGCGGTATCCAAACATATCCGTATACTGACAGAGTGCGGACTACTGATGATCACCCAGCAGGGTCGGGAGCGCTATTGCAAAGCCAATCTGCAGAAACTGCAGGAAGTGTCTGACTGGACAGATCAGTTCAGGTCGTTCTGGATGCAGAAGCTCGACGCACTGGAAGATTTCCTGGAAAAGGAAAAGAAAGAAGGCAAATGA
- a CDS encoding HD domain-containing protein: MPVARLTRLAGIDIPDSQVAKQATELLLEYGTEFLYNHSLRVFLFSSLNAKRSNIKHDTELLYVSSVFHDLGLTPHYSSPDKRFEVDGANAARDFLKSHGYPEQSLQRVWDTIALHTTIGIAEYKEPEVALMYAGVGLDVMGEGYEHLHEEHRNEIIKAFPRTDFKKKIIPAFFDGFKHKTDTTFGNIKADVCAFMIPNFQRKNFCDCILHSPWNE; encoded by the coding sequence ATGCCAGTAGCAAGATTAACAAGACTAGCCGGAATAGACATACCAGACAGCCAGGTGGCAAAACAGGCTACCGAATTACTGTTGGAATATGGTACAGAATTTCTCTACAACCATTCTCTTCGTGTATTCCTCTTTTCCTCACTCAATGCTAAAAGAAGTAACATCAAACATGACACTGAGTTGTTGTATGTCAGTTCGGTCTTCCACGACCTGGGCCTGACGCCTCATTACAGTAGTCCTGATAAACGATTCGAAGTAGACGGGGCCAATGCGGCAAGAGACTTCCTGAAAAGTCACGGATATCCTGAACAGTCGCTGCAACGCGTGTGGGATACCATTGCCCTGCATACCACTATAGGCATTGCCGAATATAAGGAGCCGGAAGTAGCGCTGATGTATGCAGGTGTGGGCCTGGATGTGATGGGGGAAGGATATGAGCACCTGCATGAAGAGCACCGGAACGAGATCATTAAGGCATTTCCAAGAACGGATTTCAAAAAGAAGATCATCCCTGCTTTCTTTGATGGGTTTAAACATAAGACAGATACCACCTTCGGAAATATCAAGGCAGATGTCTGCGCTTTTATGATCCCCAATTTCCAGCGGAAGAATTTCTGTGACTGTATCCTGCATTCGCCATGGAATGAGTAA
- a CDS encoding FAD binding domain-containing protein: MLKFILNNEDVGTSLPPGMPLLDFIRYHQHLTGTKTGCNEGDCGACTILAGELQHGSLVYRSYTSCLMPLGNAHGKHIVTIEGVNMLPALNCIQQAMVDNAATQCGFCTPGFVMSLAGFCLGRQAPTPENAITAIDGNICRCTGYKSIEKAAAAVAAVLAGRNQQEPAQFAAEQQILPEYFSGIKERLKRLLLSLNGELSPPSGTVPRFVGGGTDLYVQQPEEIQEHPLRFLFGQETLKGITREDNRCVIGASCTVNDLLASPVMRTCFPALETYVGLISSTPIRNMGTIAGNFINASPIGDLTIFFLALDTTIELSDGVSIRTLPLRELYKGYKQLDKRPEEYMTRCWFDLPDASTGFHFEKVSKRTHLDIASVNTAICISMKENLIGTVRISAGGVGPVPTLLTDTAAFLTGKAPGGALIKVACAIAQSEITPISDARGTAVYKRLLLEQLIKAHFITLFPSLQVELLL, from the coding sequence TTGCTGAAGTTTATTCTTAACAATGAAGACGTTGGTACCAGCCTCCCACCTGGTATGCCGCTGCTGGATTTCATACGTTACCATCAGCACCTGACCGGTACAAAAACCGGTTGCAATGAAGGCGACTGCGGCGCCTGTACCATCCTGGCCGGTGAACTGCAGCACGGATCACTGGTATACCGCTCTTATACCTCCTGCCTGATGCCGCTGGGCAATGCACATGGCAAACATATCGTTACCATTGAAGGCGTCAATATGCTGCCGGCGCTCAATTGCATACAGCAGGCCATGGTGGACAATGCCGCCACCCAATGCGGGTTCTGCACCCCGGGATTCGTGATGTCCCTCGCAGGCTTCTGCCTTGGCAGGCAGGCACCTACACCTGAAAATGCTATTACCGCTATCGACGGAAATATCTGCCGTTGCACCGGGTATAAATCCATAGAAAAAGCTGCTGCTGCCGTGGCTGCAGTACTTGCAGGGCGAAATCAGCAGGAACCGGCCCAATTTGCCGCTGAACAGCAAATCCTGCCCGAATACTTCTCCGGCATAAAAGAGCGGCTAAAACGCCTTCTTTTGTCCTTAAACGGGGAATTAAGCCCTCCTTCGGGAACAGTACCCCGTTTCGTAGGCGGCGGAACGGATCTTTACGTTCAGCAACCGGAAGAGATACAGGAACACCCCCTCCGCTTCCTCTTCGGCCAGGAAACGCTGAAGGGCATCACCCGGGAAGACAACCGCTGCGTGATCGGTGCATCCTGTACGGTGAACGACCTGCTGGCTTCTCCCGTCATGCGGACCTGTTTTCCTGCGCTGGAAACTTATGTCGGCCTGATCTCTTCTACCCCCATCCGCAATATGGGCACCATCGCGGGAAATTTTATCAACGCCTCTCCCATCGGCGATCTGACCATCTTTTTCCTGGCCCTGGATACTACCATCGAACTGAGTGACGGCGTCAGCATCCGAACATTACCACTGCGGGAATTGTATAAAGGCTACAAGCAACTGGATAAACGACCGGAGGAATATATGACACGCTGCTGGTTTGACCTGCCCGATGCCAGCACCGGGTTTCATTTTGAAAAGGTGAGCAAACGTACCCATCTCGATATTGCCAGCGTGAACACGGCTATCTGCATCAGTATGAAAGAAAACCTGATCGGTACGGTCAGGATCTCGGCAGGCGGCGTAGGACCTGTGCCCACATTACTTACAGATACCGCCGCATTCCTCACAGGAAAGGCGCCCGGCGGGGCGCTGATAAAGGTGGCCTGTGCTATTGCACAATCGGAGATCACACCTATCAGCGACGCCAGGGGTACGGCAGTATATAAACGGCTGCTGCTGGAGCAGCTCATTAAAGCGCATTTCATCACCCTGTTCCCTTCCCTGCAGGTGGAACTGCTATTATAA
- the pucL gene encoding factor-independent urate hydroxylase, whose product MKIKLGENSYGKNAVQLSKIIRHPAYHEFRQVTVNVSLKGDFDEAHTIGDNSKILPTDTQKNTVYALAKDHFKHSIEDFALYLANYFVTSQAQVDEATIDITEHLYHRMVFDGVEHPHAYISGGGEKRTCRVIKSASDVGVQSGITDLLILKTTDSGFEKYIRDKYTTLKETADRILATKCEIQWTYDKLPADYTAQFNGIRELLLQTFAGHKSLSVQQTLYAMGQAVLEVYEGVREIHLEMPNKHHIPFNLEQFDIQNQNEIFIATDEPYGLIVATVTRE is encoded by the coding sequence ATGAAAATCAAACTAGGAGAGAACAGCTACGGTAAGAATGCAGTGCAATTGTCGAAGATCATCCGCCACCCTGCCTACCACGAATTCCGACAGGTAACAGTGAATGTATCGCTGAAGGGCGATTTTGATGAGGCGCATACTATAGGTGATAACAGTAAGATCCTGCCGACAGACACACAGAAAAACACCGTGTATGCCCTGGCGAAAGATCATTTTAAGCACTCTATAGAAGACTTTGCTTTATACCTGGCGAATTACTTTGTAACGAGCCAGGCGCAGGTAGATGAAGCGACTATCGACATAACAGAGCACCTGTATCACCGGATGGTATTTGATGGAGTGGAGCATCCGCATGCATACATCAGTGGTGGCGGGGAGAAACGCACATGCCGGGTGATAAAGAGCGCTTCCGATGTCGGTGTGCAGTCCGGTATTACAGACCTGCTGATCCTGAAAACCACCGATTCCGGTTTTGAAAAATATATCAGGGATAAGTATACTACATTGAAAGAAACGGCGGACCGCATCCTGGCCACAAAGTGTGAAATACAATGGACCTACGATAAACTGCCCGCTGACTATACAGCACAGTTCAATGGCATACGTGAATTATTGTTGCAGACATTTGCCGGCCACAAAAGCCTTTCTGTGCAACAAACTTTATACGCGATGGGGCAGGCAGTGCTGGAGGTTTATGAGGGCGTCAGGGAGATCCATCTGGAAATGCCCAATAAACACCATATTCCATTCAACCTGGAACAGTTTGATATACAGAACCAGAATGAGATCTTCATTGCCACAGACGAGCCTTATGGCCTGATTGTGGCCACTGTGACACGGGAATAG
- a CDS encoding xanthine dehydrogenase molybdopterin binding subunit codes for MKNIDSNTHVSGTSVYLDDVPLLAGTLFGAAFGSPVAHGAIRELILEEALQMPGVVRIFTAADIPGHNEIGGIIKDEPLLADHHVHFCGMPIAFVVAHTREAARAAVKHIRVKIDPLPLITDPREAQAKGELIIPPRTFTQGDIDNAWRQCTHIFEGSADINGQEHLYIETQGAYAIPQENNSLRIYSSTQGPTAVQRAVTSVLGQPMHRFEVVVTRLGGGFGGKEDQANTWAALCALAAWLLKRPVKYALHRMEDMAMTGKRHPYAADFKIGLDDDLQIIAYEVSFFQNAGASADLSPAVLARTLFHCTNAYFVPHVKATAWSCRTNLPPNTAFRGFGGPQGMFVIEAAIAKAAQALQVDAAVIQKKNLIQTGQEFPYGQIAKSEALASWEKAETLYKPDELRKAINSFNAANKLFKKGLACMPVCFGISFTNTMMNNARSLVHVYSDGSVGISTGAVEMGQGVNTKILQVAAQTFAIAPERIKLNHTSTYTIANTSPSAASATADLNGKATLMACTAILERLKCVAAAGLQASPEDISIVHEQVLVKGTPSSWNWQQLVTAAFRQRVNLSEHAHYTTPEICFDETKEKGHPFAYHVYGTAILEVTVDCLRGTYTIDTVKVVHDFGHSMNTDIDRGQIEGGIVQGIGWMTMEEVIYDREGRLRSNALSTYKVPDIYSVPETIAIDALQTNDDNLAVFRSKAVGEPPLMYGIGAWFALSNAIRAFHPNADIPFSTPMTPEKVLMALYSKTIQETNQQHEETVSHLGIDL; via the coding sequence ATGAAAAATATTGATTCCAACACCCATGTCAGCGGTACTTCTGTGTACCTGGACGATGTGCCGTTACTCGCCGGCACCTTGTTCGGAGCGGCGTTTGGCTCCCCCGTAGCACATGGCGCCATCAGGGAACTGATACTGGAAGAGGCCCTGCAGATGCCGGGCGTAGTACGCATATTCACCGCTGCAGACATCCCCGGACACAACGAGATAGGCGGCATCATCAAAGACGAGCCCCTGCTGGCAGATCATCATGTCCATTTCTGTGGCATGCCCATTGCCTTCGTGGTAGCACATACCCGCGAGGCGGCCAGGGCTGCCGTAAAGCATATCAGGGTAAAGATCGACCCACTGCCCCTTATTACCGATCCCCGGGAAGCACAGGCCAAAGGCGAGCTGATTATCCCTCCCCGTACTTTCACACAGGGCGATATAGACAATGCATGGCGCCAGTGTACACACATCTTTGAAGGCAGTGCGGACATTAACGGCCAGGAACACCTGTACATTGAGACACAAGGCGCTTATGCTATTCCGCAGGAAAATAACAGCCTGCGTATCTACTCCTCCACCCAGGGACCCACTGCCGTACAGCGGGCGGTGACTTCCGTGCTCGGACAGCCCATGCATCGCTTTGAGGTAGTCGTTACCCGCCTGGGCGGCGGCTTTGGCGGTAAGGAAGACCAGGCCAACACCTGGGCTGCCCTCTGTGCACTGGCCGCCTGGCTGCTGAAAAGACCTGTTAAATATGCCCTTCACAGAATGGAGGATATGGCCATGACAGGCAAACGGCACCCCTATGCGGCAGATTTTAAAATAGGACTGGACGATGATCTGCAGATCATTGCCTACGAAGTATCCTTCTTCCAGAATGCCGGCGCTTCTGCTGATCTTTCTCCCGCCGTACTGGCCAGGACATTGTTCCACTGTACCAATGCATATTTTGTTCCGCATGTAAAGGCTACTGCCTGGAGCTGCCGCACCAACCTGCCGCCGAATACCGCTTTCAGAGGTTTTGGCGGCCCACAGGGCATGTTCGTCATAGAGGCCGCGATCGCAAAAGCAGCACAGGCACTGCAGGTAGACGCTGCCGTCATCCAGAAAAAGAACCTCATTCAGACAGGACAGGAATTCCCCTACGGGCAGATCGCGAAAAGCGAAGCACTGGCCTCCTGGGAAAAAGCCGAAACACTGTACAAGCCGGACGAGCTCCGTAAGGCCATCAACAGTTTCAATGCTGCCAATAAACTGTTTAAAAAAGGACTGGCCTGCATGCCCGTATGTTTCGGCATTTCTTTTACCAATACCATGATGAACAATGCCCGCTCACTGGTGCATGTTTATTCCGATGGCAGTGTCGGCATCAGCACAGGAGCTGTGGAAATGGGCCAGGGCGTCAATACTAAAATATTGCAGGTAGCTGCGCAGACATTTGCTATCGCTCCTGAAAGAATAAAACTCAATCATACCAGCACCTATACCATCGCAAACACCTCTCCTTCCGCGGCCAGCGCTACGGCAGACCTGAACGGGAAAGCCACCCTGATGGCCTGTACCGCCATCCTGGAACGCCTGAAATGCGTGGCGGCAGCCGGCCTGCAGGCATCGCCGGAAGATATCTCGATCGTACATGAACAGGTACTGGTAAAAGGCACTCCTTCTTCCTGGAACTGGCAGCAGCTGGTTACCGCTGCCTTCCGGCAAAGAGTGAACCTTTCAGAACATGCCCATTATACGACCCCTGAAATTTGCTTTGATGAGACAAAAGAGAAAGGCCATCCTTTCGCTTATCACGTATATGGCACTGCTATACTGGAAGTAACGGTCGACTGCCTCAGGGGTACTTACACCATCGACACGGTAAAGGTCGTACACGATTTTGGTCACAGTATGAATACAGACATTGACCGCGGACAAATAGAAGGCGGCATTGTACAGGGTATAGGATGGATGACGATGGAAGAAGTGATCTACGACAGGGAGGGCAGGTTACGTTCCAATGCCTTATCCACCTACAAGGTACCGGATATCTATTCCGTACCTGAAACGATCGCAATAGACGCATTACAAACCAATGACGACAACCTCGCGGTATTCCGTTCAAAAGCAGTGGGAGAACCGCCCCTGATGTACGGTATAGGCGCCTGGTTTGCACTCAGCAATGCAATACGGGCATTTCACCCGAACGCTGATATCCCTTTCAGTACACCTATGACACCGGAAAAAGTGTTGATGGCGCTATATTCAAAAACCATTCAGGAAACTAATCAGCAACATGAAGAAACAGTTAGCCACCTGGGAATTGATCTGTAA